One Quadrisphaera setariae DNA segment encodes these proteins:
- a CDS encoding GNAT family N-acetyltransferase, producing the protein MAHPDLATRPATVDDAAGIARVHVLGWQVGYRELLPGSFLAELSAPGALERRTTTWAGWLDDGADVTVAVDGEGRVLAFCSCGPSRDEDAAEGTGEVYALYADPDAWGAGAGFAAHRGVLRRVAERGFEAATLWVLEGNTRARQFYERQGWVLDTAPGSRKTEEIGGAELAEVRYRRDLTSAGR; encoded by the coding sequence GTGGCCCACCCCGACCTCGCGACCCGACCCGCCACCGTCGACGACGCCGCGGGCATCGCCCGCGTGCACGTGCTGGGCTGGCAGGTCGGCTACCGGGAGCTGCTGCCCGGGTCGTTCCTGGCGGAGCTGTCGGCTCCCGGGGCGCTGGAGCGCAGGACGACGACGTGGGCCGGGTGGCTCGACGACGGTGCTGACGTGACGGTCGCCGTGGACGGCGAGGGCCGGGTGCTCGCGTTCTGCAGCTGCGGGCCCAGCCGTGACGAGGACGCGGCCGAGGGCACCGGCGAGGTGTACGCCCTCTACGCCGACCCCGACGCGTGGGGCGCCGGCGCCGGGTTCGCCGCGCACCGCGGGGTGCTGCGGCGAGTCGCCGAGCGCGGGTTCGAGGCCGCGACGCTGTGGGTGCTGGAGGGCAACACCCGGGCACGCCAGTTCTACGAGCGGCAGGGCTGGGTGCTCGACACCGCACCGGGCTCTCGCAAGACCGAGGAGATCGGTGGGGCGGAGCTCGCGGAGGTGCGCTACCGCCGCGACCTCACCTCAGCTGGACGCTGA
- a CDS encoding FAD-dependent oxidoreductase, producing the protein MTTPQRPLRVAVVGAGPAGIYAADVLSRADLSATELDGVSIDLLERLPAPFGLVRYGVAPDHPRIKQIVVALERILDRGDVRLLSGVDVGTDLSLADLRRLYDAVVFSTGAVRDARLDVPGVELDGCFGAADFVSWYDGHPDVPREWPLEARQVAVIGAGNVALDVARVLAKHADDLLPTEIPSNVHDGLKRSPVTDVHVFARRGPAQAKFSPLELRELGHVPDVDVVVDVEDFDLDEGSLAAVEASNQTRQVVRTLTDWAMREEPGTASRRIHLHFLHAPAEVLGDDGRVVGLRTERTELTGDGTVRGTGVFHDWDVQAVYRAVGYASSPVQGVPFDELAAVIPNAQGRVLASDGRHLPGLYCTGWVKRGPVGLIGHTKSDAAETVRNLVADLAQAAQVADGPLGCQGHRASEPHPDAVLDVLAERGVEVLGWAGWRELDRHERRLGEAEGRERVKVVPREEMVARSRTDTDPVQRRLRPTA; encoded by the coding sequence GTGACCACCCCGCAGCGCCCTCTGCGCGTCGCCGTCGTCGGCGCCGGCCCGGCCGGCATCTACGCCGCTGACGTCCTCTCCCGCGCCGACCTGTCCGCCACGGAGCTCGACGGCGTGAGCATCGACCTGCTCGAGCGCCTCCCCGCACCCTTCGGGCTGGTCCGCTACGGCGTGGCGCCCGACCACCCGCGCATCAAGCAGATCGTCGTGGCCCTGGAGCGCATCCTCGACCGCGGTGACGTCCGGCTGCTCAGCGGCGTGGACGTCGGTACCGACCTGTCCCTGGCCGACCTGCGGCGGCTGTACGACGCGGTGGTCTTCTCCACGGGAGCCGTGCGCGACGCCCGCCTCGACGTCCCCGGGGTCGAGCTGGACGGCTGCTTCGGCGCCGCAGACTTCGTGTCCTGGTACGACGGGCATCCCGACGTCCCCCGCGAGTGGCCGCTGGAGGCCCGCCAGGTGGCCGTCATCGGGGCGGGCAACGTGGCCCTCGACGTCGCGCGGGTGCTGGCCAAGCACGCCGACGACCTGCTGCCGACCGAGATCCCGTCGAACGTCCACGACGGCCTCAAGCGCTCACCCGTCACCGACGTCCACGTCTTCGCCCGCCGCGGTCCCGCCCAGGCGAAGTTCTCGCCGCTGGAGCTGCGCGAGCTCGGGCACGTGCCCGACGTCGACGTGGTGGTCGACGTCGAGGACTTCGACCTCGACGAGGGCTCCCTGGCCGCGGTCGAGGCGAGCAACCAGACCAGGCAGGTGGTGCGCACCCTCACCGACTGGGCGATGAGGGAGGAGCCGGGAACCGCCTCGCGGCGCATCCACCTGCACTTCCTCCACGCACCCGCCGAGGTGCTGGGCGATGACGGGCGCGTGGTCGGCCTGCGCACGGAGCGCACCGAGCTCACCGGCGACGGCACCGTGCGCGGCACCGGCGTCTTCCACGACTGGGACGTCCAGGCGGTCTACCGCGCCGTCGGGTACGCCAGCTCCCCCGTGCAGGGCGTGCCCTTCGACGAGCTGGCCGCCGTCATCCCCAACGCGCAGGGACGGGTGCTGGCCTCCGACGGCCGTCACCTGCCGGGCCTGTACTGCACCGGGTGGGTCAAGCGGGGGCCCGTGGGCCTCATCGGCCACACCAAGTCCGACGCCGCCGAGACGGTGCGGAACCTCGTGGCCGACCTGGCGCAGGCGGCGCAGGTCGCCGACGGGCCCCTGGGCTGCCAGGGCCACAGGGCGAGCGAGCCCCACCCCGACGCCGTCCTCGACGTGCTGGCTGAGCGGGGCGTGGAGGTGCTCGGCTGGGCCGGCTGGCGCGAGCTGGACCGGCACGAGCGCCGGCTCGGCGAGGCCGAGGGGCGCGAGCGCGTCAAGGTGGTCCCCCGCGAGGAGATGGTCGCCCGCTCGCGCACCGACACCGACCCGGTGCAGCGCCGCCTGCGCCCCACGGCCTGA
- a CDS encoding electron transfer flavoprotein subunit alpha/FixB family protein, whose translation MGAVVVLVDHRDPRWRGSAAPLLALAHELGGRQGWSVDAVWVGPGHDEEVATWVASTGPVVQHVVQVDGADPQLPASLGCALRAVADDAAARLVLVPSTFEGREVAGQLAALTGSGVVVGASSVVVEDGLVVAGKAVLAGSWRTRCAVTSPLAVVALDVHAAAAASPATPPGTGEAEVRRHRVQAPAAASAVQVLVRAARPVTERPSLAEAEVVVVGGRGTGGDFSGVEDLADALGGAVGATRVATDEGWAPHALQVGQTGVTISPRLYVGAGVSGAVHHRGGMAASATVVAVNTDPDAPIFEVADVAVVADVRTLLPALAAEVRSRRHRSG comes from the coding sequence GTGGGCGCCGTCGTCGTCCTGGTCGACCACCGAGACCCGCGCTGGCGCGGCAGCGCCGCCCCCCTGCTCGCCCTGGCCCACGAGCTCGGCGGGCGGCAGGGCTGGAGCGTCGACGCCGTCTGGGTGGGTCCCGGCCACGACGAGGAGGTCGCCACCTGGGTGGCGTCCACGGGACCCGTGGTCCAGCACGTCGTGCAGGTGGACGGCGCCGACCCGCAGCTCCCGGCCTCGCTGGGCTGCGCGCTGCGGGCCGTGGCTGACGACGCCGCGGCGCGCCTGGTGCTCGTGCCGTCGACCTTCGAGGGCCGGGAGGTCGCCGGGCAGCTGGCAGCCCTCACGGGCTCGGGGGTGGTGGTCGGAGCGTCATCGGTCGTGGTGGAGGACGGCCTCGTGGTGGCCGGCAAGGCGGTGCTGGCCGGGTCGTGGCGCACGCGGTGCGCGGTGACGAGCCCGCTCGCCGTCGTCGCGCTGGACGTCCACGCCGCCGCAGCCGCCTCACCGGCCACGCCTCCTGGGACCGGGGAGGCGGAGGTGCGACGGCACCGCGTCCAGGCGCCCGCGGCCGCATCGGCGGTGCAGGTGCTGGTGCGGGCCGCACGCCCTGTCACGGAGCGGCCGTCCCTGGCCGAGGCCGAGGTGGTCGTGGTGGGAGGGCGCGGCACCGGCGGTGACTTCAGCGGTGTGGAGGACCTCGCCGACGCGCTCGGCGGTGCGGTCGGGGCCACCCGGGTGGCCACCGACGAGGGCTGGGCACCCCACGCGCTCCAGGTCGGGCAGACGGGCGTGACCATCAGCCCGCGGCTGTACGTCGGGGCGGGCGTCTCGGGCGCCGTGCACCACCGCGGCGGCATGGCCGCCTCGGCCACGGTGGTGGCGGTCAACACCGATCCGGACGCCCCGATCTTCGAGGTCGCTGACGTCGCGGTCGTCGCCGACGTCAGGACGCTCCTCCCGGCCCTGGCCGCCGAGGTGCGCTCACGCCGTCACAGGAGCGGGTAG
- a CDS encoding acyl-CoA dehydrogenase family protein, giving the protein MSASPEVVAAVREQIAVVARGAVERERDRRLLHEEVEGLVAAGFTALRVPVELGGHGATLPELFELLVELSAADPNATQALRGHVGLVERFLVGGTDRDRAWLRRAAAGEVFANAQAELGPATTTTATLRRDGESWRLSGRKFYTTGTLYADFTWSGALDEHGERRGVVVPTAAAGVEVLDDWTGFGQRLTASGTTTFDDVVLGEEHVYRVRAEPDWYTVDFRVVLHLLLQAAMAGIGVAVLRDAVGFVRSRTRSFGVPGEHLPRDDVRVHTVIGQLSSRVAAVKALVADVARDLEATRARQHASEAERDADYVRLQVRQFEAQQVAVEDVLAATTALFEVGGASAVLSEKALDRHWRNARTIASHNPAIFRKAAIGAYLLNGTEPETDFKR; this is encoded by the coding sequence GTGAGCGCGTCGCCGGAGGTGGTGGCCGCGGTCCGCGAGCAGATCGCGGTGGTGGCGCGGGGCGCGGTGGAGCGCGAGCGCGACCGGCGCCTGCTCCACGAGGAGGTGGAGGGCCTGGTGGCCGCGGGTTTCACCGCCCTTCGGGTGCCCGTCGAGCTGGGCGGGCACGGCGCGACGCTGCCGGAGCTCTTCGAGCTGCTGGTGGAGCTGTCCGCCGCCGACCCCAACGCCACCCAGGCGCTGCGCGGGCACGTCGGCCTGGTGGAGCGGTTCCTCGTGGGCGGCACCGACCGCGACCGCGCCTGGCTGCGGCGGGCGGCGGCCGGTGAGGTCTTCGCCAACGCGCAGGCCGAGCTCGGCCCCGCCACCACGACGACGGCGACGCTGCGGCGCGACGGCGAGAGCTGGCGCCTGAGCGGCCGCAAGTTCTACACGACGGGCACCCTCTACGCGGACTTCACGTGGAGCGGAGCGCTGGACGAGCACGGTGAGCGGCGGGGCGTCGTCGTCCCCACCGCCGCCGCGGGCGTGGAGGTGCTGGACGACTGGACCGGCTTCGGCCAGAGGCTCACGGCGAGCGGCACCACCACCTTCGACGACGTCGTGCTGGGCGAGGAGCACGTCTACCGGGTCCGGGCCGAGCCCGACTGGTACACGGTCGACTTCCGCGTGGTGCTCCACCTGCTGCTGCAGGCGGCGATGGCCGGCATCGGCGTGGCGGTGCTGCGCGACGCCGTCGGCTTCGTGCGGTCGCGCACCCGCTCGTTCGGCGTGCCCGGGGAGCACCTGCCCCGCGACGACGTGCGCGTCCACACGGTCATCGGCCAGCTGTCGAGCCGCGTGGCGGCCGTGAAGGCGCTGGTGGCCGACGTCGCGCGGGACCTGGAGGCGACCCGCGCCCGCCAGCACGCCAGCGAGGCCGAGCGCGACGCCGACTACGTGCGCCTGCAGGTCCGCCAGTTCGAGGCGCAGCAGGTGGCCGTCGAGGACGTGCTCGCCGCGACCACGGCGCTGTTCGAGGTGGGCGGCGCCTCGGCGGTGCTCTCGGAGAAGGCCCTCGACCGGCACTGGCGCAACGCCCGGACCATCGCGTCCCACAACCCCGCCATCTTCCGGAAGGCCGCCATCGGCGCCTACCTCCTCAACGGGACGGAGCCCGAGACCGACTTCAAGCGGTGA
- a CDS encoding serine hydrolase domain-containing protein, which produces MPSEPALLPRTSPAAVGVPAGAVLVLLDRLAELGVECHSLMVVRRGQVVAEGWWAPYTPERPHLLYSLTKSFTSTAVGLAVQDGLLALDDRVVDLLPERVPSDVAPQAQLLTVRHLLTMTAGHATDSLEDAWALAPTDLTRGFLSVPFSDEPGSRHVYDNATTYVLARIVERVTGRTVDDLLRERLFGPMGVEHAEWDRLGSGDVFGFHGLHLTTEAVAAFGELLLREGRWKGEQLVAAEWVRAATTAHVTTEQSVDEPLAVDDGCGYGYQFWMSRDGFRGYGAYEQLCMVHPEHDLVVVLTAGDGPHGAAPGAVHDCLLPRLDGPAGPGDADDEVALRTRTARLTFPFVEGAGPAGEVVSAVVDASPEVSALPRETPVALIATGDGWRVQLGRSISLLVGHGTWRESSPRGRPVVAAGAWQHRTWVADLFVISSPHRVRLVVDEVLGTATAVWSTVPLTSADLQAHLTSPLMTRSGVG; this is translated from the coding sequence GTGCCGTCCGAGCCCGCCCTGCTCCCCCGGACCAGCCCTGCAGCGGTGGGCGTACCCGCCGGGGCGGTCCTGGTCCTCCTCGACAGGCTCGCCGAGCTCGGCGTGGAGTGCCACTCGCTCATGGTGGTGCGGCGGGGGCAGGTGGTCGCGGAGGGCTGGTGGGCTCCCTACACCCCTGAGCGGCCCCACCTCCTGTACTCGCTCACCAAGTCGTTCACCTCGACCGCCGTGGGTCTCGCCGTGCAGGACGGGCTGCTCGCCCTGGACGACCGGGTGGTGGACCTGCTGCCCGAGCGCGTGCCCTCCGACGTGGCGCCGCAGGCGCAGCTGCTGACGGTGCGCCACCTGCTGACGATGACGGCCGGCCACGCGACCGACAGCCTCGAGGACGCCTGGGCCCTCGCCCCCACCGACCTCACCCGGGGCTTCCTCAGCGTCCCGTTCAGCGACGAGCCCGGCTCTCGTCACGTGTACGACAACGCCACCACCTACGTGCTCGCACGGATCGTGGAGCGGGTGACGGGCCGCACGGTCGACGACCTGCTCCGCGAGCGCCTCTTCGGCCCGATGGGCGTCGAGCACGCGGAGTGGGACCGCCTGGGCAGCGGAGACGTCTTCGGCTTCCACGGTCTGCACCTCACGACGGAGGCCGTCGCTGCGTTCGGCGAGCTGCTGCTCCGCGAGGGTCGGTGGAAGGGGGAGCAGCTGGTGGCCGCGGAGTGGGTGCGCGCCGCGACGACGGCCCACGTGACCACCGAGCAGTCGGTCGACGAGCCGCTGGCTGTCGACGACGGCTGCGGGTACGGCTACCAGTTCTGGATGTCGCGCGACGGCTTCCGCGGCTACGGCGCCTACGAGCAGCTGTGCATGGTCCATCCGGAGCACGACCTCGTCGTCGTGCTCACCGCTGGTGACGGTCCGCACGGGGCAGCGCCCGGTGCGGTGCACGACTGCCTGCTGCCGCGGCTCGACGGTCCCGCGGGTCCTGGGGACGCCGACGACGAGGTGGCGCTGCGCACGAGGACGGCCCGGCTGACCTTTCCCTTCGTCGAAGGCGCGGGGCCTGCGGGAGAGGTGGTCTCCGCGGTGGTCGACGCCTCCCCGGAGGTCTCGGCCCTCCCCCGCGAGACACCGGTGGCGCTGATCGCCACCGGCGACGGGTGGCGGGTGCAGCTCGGGCGGTCGATCAGCCTGCTGGTGGGGCACGGCACGTGGCGGGAGAGCAGCCCGCGGGGGCGACCGGTCGTCGCGGCCGGAGCGTGGCAGCACCGGACCTGGGTCGCCGACCTGTTCGTCATCAGCAGTCCGCACCGCGTGCGGTTGGTCGTGGACGAGGTGCTCGGCACCGCGACCGCGGTGTGGAGCACGGTCCCGCTCACCAGCGCGGACCTCCAGGCCCACCTCACCTCACCGCTGATGACCCGCTCCGGTGTCGGATGA
- a CDS encoding epimerase, with the protein MKIVVPGGTGQVGGLLRRALAARGHDVVVLSRRPEVLEQGVRHVRWDGRTLGAWAAELDGADAVVNLAGRTVSCRYTDTNLRQMMDSRVDSTRVVGQAIAAATQPPRVWLQMSTATIYADARTRPHGPAHDEATGEIGGDEPDVPLYWEYSVRIARRWEAAQLDAATPGTRKVQLRTAMVMTPDRGGIFDHLSWMARLGLGGPVDGGGQHVSWIHGDDFVRAVELLLDRDDVEGPVNLAAPEPLPQRRFMRVLRRAWGQPLGLPATRLTAEVGALVLRTDTELLLKSRRVVPGRLLDAGFAFEHPTWQAAARDLVAKRRASASS; encoded by the coding sequence ATGAAGATCGTGGTTCCGGGCGGCACCGGCCAGGTCGGAGGGCTGCTGCGCCGGGCGCTCGCGGCGCGCGGCCACGACGTCGTCGTCCTGAGCCGGCGCCCCGAGGTGCTCGAACAGGGCGTCCGGCACGTGCGCTGGGACGGGCGCACCCTCGGTGCCTGGGCGGCCGAGCTGGACGGCGCCGACGCCGTCGTCAACCTCGCCGGGCGCACCGTGAGCTGCCGGTACACCGACACCAACCTGCGCCAGATGATGGACTCCCGCGTCGACTCCACCCGCGTGGTCGGCCAGGCGATCGCTGCTGCGACGCAGCCGCCGCGGGTCTGGCTGCAGATGAGCACCGCCACCATCTACGCCGACGCCCGCACCCGCCCCCACGGACCCGCGCACGACGAGGCCACCGGCGAGATCGGCGGTGACGAGCCCGACGTGCCGCTGTACTGGGAGTACAGCGTGCGGATCGCCCGCAGGTGGGAGGCCGCCCAGCTCGATGCAGCGACCCCCGGAACGCGGAAGGTCCAGCTGCGCACGGCGATGGTCATGACACCCGACCGCGGCGGCATCTTCGACCACCTGTCGTGGATGGCCAGGCTCGGTCTCGGCGGCCCCGTGGACGGCGGTGGGCAGCACGTCTCCTGGATCCACGGCGACGACTTCGTCCGGGCGGTCGAGCTGCTGCTCGACCGCGATGACGTCGAGGGCCCGGTCAACCTCGCCGCTCCCGAACCGCTGCCGCAGCGGCGGTTCATGCGCGTGCTGCGGCGTGCCTGGGGACAGCCGTTGGGCCTGCCGGCCACCAGGCTCACGGCGGAGGTCGGCGCCCTGGTGCTGCGCACCGACACCGAGCTGCTCCTCAAGAGCCGCCGCGTGGTGCCGGGACGGCTGCTGGACGCAGGGTTCGCCTTCGAGCACCCGACGTGGCAGGCCGCGGCCCGCGACCTCGTCGCGAAGCGCCGCGCCTCAGCGTCCAGCTGA
- a CDS encoding LLM class flavin-dependent oxidoreductase has translation MSPASPGDDTALDLEGEPRRLKLFAFVMNTNSHIQHGLWRHPEARQHEFTSLRLWTDLARTLERGRFDAVFFADVLGLYGPARGGYAVNAREGLQFPNGDPSVLLGALAAVTEHLGLVFTSSVLQAHPFEFARRVSTLDHLSGGRVGWNVVTSAQDSAARNFGADGLEEHDERYRWAEEYLEVVYKLWEGSWDDDALLADKALGHAVDARYADADRIHRIDHVGQRYRVAGPHLTAPSPQRTPVIFQAGSSPAGKAFAARHAEGQFVLTSGLDKTRALVAETRAAAAAAGRDPRGLTFLLGQSFVVGQTEADARRREAELDDYLSSDGFLLHSNLAFDPETGQPLDPDLPLSRLSTNTNVSHLRWMRELSPDPDPKVRDLATLAAKLRGRIVGTPEQIADRLAEWQEAGIDGINVMNWVLPGSFEEFVDHVVPVLQERGLAQREYAPGTLRHKLFGHDQLPPTHPGRRWRGAFSGATAGAGR, from the coding sequence AGCCACATCCAGCACGGGCTGTGGCGGCACCCGGAGGCGCGCCAGCACGAGTTCACGTCGCTGCGGCTGTGGACCGACCTGGCGCGCACGCTGGAGCGGGGGCGCTTCGACGCGGTCTTCTTCGCCGACGTGCTCGGCCTGTACGGGCCGGCGCGCGGCGGCTACGCCGTCAACGCCCGCGAGGGGCTGCAGTTCCCCAACGGAGACCCCTCGGTGCTGCTCGGGGCGCTGGCCGCGGTCACCGAGCACCTGGGGCTCGTCTTCACCTCCTCGGTGCTGCAGGCGCACCCGTTCGAGTTCGCCCGCCGCGTCTCCACCCTCGACCACCTCTCCGGCGGGCGCGTCGGCTGGAACGTCGTGACGAGCGCGCAGGACAGCGCGGCCCGCAACTTCGGCGCCGACGGCCTGGAGGAGCACGACGAGCGCTACCGCTGGGCCGAGGAGTACCTCGAGGTGGTCTACAAGCTGTGGGAGGGATCGTGGGACGACGACGCGCTGCTCGCCGACAAGGCCCTGGGCCACGCCGTCGACGCCCGGTACGCGGACGCGGACCGCATCCACAGGATCGACCACGTCGGCCAGCGCTACCGCGTGGCGGGTCCGCACCTGACCGCGCCGTCACCGCAGCGCACGCCCGTCATCTTCCAGGCGGGGTCGTCGCCTGCGGGCAAGGCGTTCGCCGCGCGGCACGCCGAGGGGCAGTTCGTCCTCACCTCGGGGCTGGACAAGACCCGGGCGCTCGTCGCGGAGACGCGGGCTGCCGCTGCCGCTGCCGGACGGGACCCTCGCGGCCTGACCTTCCTGCTGGGGCAGTCGTTCGTGGTGGGCCAGACCGAGGCCGACGCCCGTCGTCGTGAGGCCGAGCTGGACGACTACCTCTCCAGCGACGGCTTCCTCCTGCACAGCAACCTCGCGTTCGACCCGGAGACGGGCCAGCCGCTCGACCCTGACCTGCCGCTGTCGCGGCTGTCCACGAACACCAACGTCAGCCACCTGCGGTGGATGCGGGAGCTCTCCCCCGACCCCGACCCGAAGGTGCGCGACCTGGCCACGCTGGCGGCGAAGCTGCGCGGGCGCATCGTGGGGACCCCTGAGCAGATCGCCGACCGGCTGGCCGAGTGGCAGGAGGCCGGCATCGACGGCATCAACGTCATGAACTGGGTGCTGCCGGGCAGCTTCGAGGAGTTCGTCGACCACGTGGTCCCGGTGCTCCAGGAGCGGGGGCTCGCGCAGCGCGAGTACGCGCCCGGCACCCTCCGACACAAGCTCTTCGGCCACGACCAGCTGCCGCCCACCCACCCGGGACGTCGCTGGCGGGGCGCCTTCAGCGGTGCCACCGCGGGAGCGGGCCGGTGA
- a CDS encoding FecCD family ABC transporter permease: MSLRHRGHRAAGASGGRASVVVRTRWASGRIDVRLGAVSGALGVLAVVVAVLALGVGDYPLAPARVLGALAGSGTGFERTVVVEWRLPVALAAVAFGALLGLGGAVFQSLTRNPLGSPDVIGFDAGAYTAVVVTVLVVGSTGYWATAAAALAGGLATAGVVYLLAHRGGLAGFRLVVVGIGVSAVLGSVNGYLVTRADVEDALTVGFWGAGSLSRLTWASVLPALALAACVALACAALVPAMRRLELGDDVAVALGTRVGRARLGLLVVGVASTALVTAAAGPIGFVALAAPQVARRLTRSPGVSPLSAAATGAALLSCAHLASLGTAQVFRPVPVGLITVCLGGTYMIALLVRETHRRGGALW; this comes from the coding sequence GTGAGCCTGCGCCACCGCGGTCATCGAGCCGCGGGCGCCAGCGGCGGCCGCGCCAGCGTCGTCGTGCGCACCCGCTGGGCCTCCGGCCGCATCGACGTGCGCCTGGGGGCGGTGTCCGGGGCGCTGGGCGTGCTCGCCGTCGTCGTCGCCGTCCTGGCGCTCGGCGTGGGGGACTACCCGCTCGCCCCGGCCCGCGTGCTGGGCGCGCTGGCCGGGAGCGGCACCGGCTTCGAGCGGACCGTCGTGGTGGAGTGGCGACTGCCGGTGGCGCTGGCCGCCGTCGCCTTCGGCGCGCTGCTCGGCCTGGGCGGCGCCGTCTTCCAGTCGCTGACGCGCAACCCGCTCGGCTCGCCCGACGTCATCGGCTTCGACGCCGGCGCGTACACCGCCGTCGTCGTCACCGTGCTCGTGGTGGGCTCCACCGGCTACTGGGCCACGGCCGCCGCAGCGCTCGCCGGAGGACTGGCGACGGCGGGGGTGGTCTACCTCCTCGCCCACCGCGGCGGCCTCGCCGGGTTCCGCCTCGTGGTGGTGGGCATCGGCGTCTCGGCCGTGCTCGGCTCGGTCAACGGCTACCTCGTCACCCGCGCCGACGTCGAGGACGCCCTGACCGTCGGCTTCTGGGGCGCCGGCTCGCTGTCGCGCCTCACCTGGGCGTCCGTGCTGCCGGCGCTGGCGCTCGCGGCCTGCGTGGCGCTGGCCTGCGCAGCGCTGGTCCCGGCGATGCGGCGCCTGGAGCTGGGCGACGACGTGGCCGTGGCGCTCGGCACGCGCGTCGGACGGGCCCGGCTCGGCCTGCTCGTGGTGGGGGTCGCCTCCACGGCGCTGGTCACCGCCGCCGCCGGGCCGATCGGCTTCGTCGCACTGGCCGCACCGCAGGTGGCTCGCCGCCTCACCCGCTCGCCGGGCGTGAGCCCCCTGTCCGCCGCGGCCACCGGTGCCGCGCTGCTGTCCTGCGCGCACCTGGCCTCGCTGGGGACCGCCCAGGTCTTCCGCCCGGTGCCGGTGGGTCTCATCACCGTCTGCCTGGGGGGCACCTACATGATCGCGCTGCTGGTGCGCGAGACCCACCGCCGCGGCGGTGCGCTGTGGTGA
- a CDS encoding electron transfer flavoprotein subunit beta/FixA family protein: MVALVKHVPDVQSARSFTAEHRLVRGGPDDSLNELDEDCLEAALHLVEATPTSSGQDDDESGDGARPTRTHRVTALTVGPPAAVGALRRALAMGATDAVHVSDEAVAGSDAVATARVVAAAVDHLHAQHPVDLVLAGMAALDGLGSLVPSAVAALLGWPQLTLADRVQVEPGSPGSPGGAVTVRRTTAHHVEELRAPLPAVVSVTDQAFRPRSPSLKGLLAARRTPVDVIGLADLGLAASTAGAAGSTTRVLDVQPRPELADQVRLVAGQDGRDVAAELADLLVERGF; encoded by the coding sequence GTGGTCGCCCTGGTCAAGCACGTCCCCGACGTCCAGTCCGCCCGCTCGTTCACCGCCGAGCACCGGCTGGTGCGCGGCGGCCCCGACGACTCCCTGAACGAGCTCGACGAGGACTGCCTCGAGGCGGCCCTGCACCTCGTCGAGGCCACCCCGACCTCCTCAGGACAGGACGACGACGAGAGCGGCGACGGCGCTCGTCCCACTCGCACGCACCGCGTCACCGCGCTCACGGTGGGGCCTCCCGCGGCGGTCGGCGCGCTGCGCCGCGCCCTGGCGATGGGCGCCACCGACGCGGTGCACGTCAGCGACGAGGCGGTCGCCGGGTCGGACGCCGTCGCGACCGCCCGCGTGGTCGCCGCCGCCGTCGATCACCTGCACGCCCAGCACCCGGTCGACCTGGTGCTGGCCGGCATGGCGGCCCTCGACGGCCTCGGCTCGCTGGTGCCCTCGGCCGTCGCGGCGCTGCTGGGCTGGCCCCAGCTCACCCTGGCCGACCGCGTGCAGGTGGAGCCCGGCTCCCCCGGCTCCCCGGGAGGCGCGGTGACGGTCCGGCGGACCACCGCCCACCACGTCGAGGAGCTGCGGGCGCCGCTGCCGGCGGTCGTCTCCGTGACCGACCAGGCGTTCCGCCCTCGCTCCCCCAGCCTGAAGGGCCTGCTGGCCGCCCGCCGCACACCCGTCGACGTGATCGGCCTGGCCGACCTCGGCCTGGCCGCCTCGACCGCTGGGGCCGCCGGCTCGACCACGCGCGTGCTGGACGTGCAGCCGCGGCCCGAGCTGGCTGACCAGGTGCGGCTGGTGGCCGGGCAGGACGGCCGTGACGTCGCCGCCGAGCTGGCGGACCTCCTCGTGGAGCGGGGGTTCTGA